CGACCAAACCGGCATTGCGAATTTCGACCGCGTAACGAAAGTTCTTGGAGAGTTGGCTGAAGAACGTGTCTGGTCGCGAGCAGAACTCCTCACTCGAAATCCCGTGCCGTTGGGAACTCAAGGCGACAGAGGGCGGTGAATGACTGGTCTGGGCCTTAGTCGAGCCAACCAGACAGACGAAAGAGTGATGACGACAGGGACCGGGGCGAACCGAGCGTTTCCCTGGACGGTGAAGGAAGCGTCACGATAATCCGCCATTACTAGATAGAAACCCTACGTGTTCCCGGAGTGTTCTCGTGAGAGCAAAAGTGGCCTCAATTCCCCTCAATTAGGCTGAGCTAACCTGAGCCTGCAAAACAGGCAAACTTATCGCCTGGAGAGGCATTTCACTGATCTGGCAAGGACTTGTGGGGGAGTCTCGGCGAGGATTACAAATCATCCTTCGGTTGACGGTGATGAGAGAGCTGGCCAAAGGCCTGTGGTTGAAAGAAGTGCCAGTCCTTGCGAGGGATGTCGACAGACATAGGGTGCGAGAACGAGGTCATTGAAGAGCTTTGCGTCCAAGATGCACGGGTTCGTTTGGCCTGCTTTGGTGCCATAGCAGACCTGCTTGAAGTTGGTCTGTAAGGTGAATTCTCCCCACATCTTGAAGCATATTCGAACATCTTCAGGGATTTGGTTTAGATAGTACGGAAGCTGATTCGTGGTTGTAGAGATACTGGCAATCCTCCCTTAGATGAGCCCCTCCTCGGGGCTCAGGCGTAACCGATCCCACGGTTCCTTCCTTTCTGCGGCCCCCTACCTTTTCGGTATGGTCATAAATTCTGAACCCTCTCATAACTGCCACCGTGCCACACTACCGAATCGAAGGGAAGATCCTGGAGAAGCAAGAGGAGTTCGACCGTCGGCTGCAGGACTCGCACGTCGTGAAGTCGGCTGACTTCCTGACAGCAATCAAACTGAACCGCCCAACATTGTCACGCTACGAAGGTAAAGGGGAAGCGAGATCATGACACCACCGAGCCTTGATCAATTGCTCCAGGACCCTGCAAAGGCGGCTATCCTGCCACCACAAATCGCGCAGGCACTGTTGATCGGACTCGCGTCGCTTCAGCCGTTGCTGGTTCAACGGGCCCTAATGGGCTCAGCAGACAACGCGAGCGACGAGGATCTGCTCACGATCGGGCAAGTTGCAGCAAGGCTGAAGCTCAGTGAATATCGCGCCTATGAATTGTGCCGTCACGGAGAGCTGAAGGCCGTTCGACTGGGAAAATCGGTGCGGGTGAAACCGTCCGATTTACATGCGTATATGGCACAACATGGCGGTTGAAACTAGCAGGATACGAGTCGTATCCTCGTCCTCGTGGCCCGATGGGAACGCAATGAATT
The Nitrospira sp. genome window above contains:
- a CDS encoding helix-turn-helix domain-containing protein; translated protein: MTPPSLDQLLQDPAKAAILPPQIAQALLIGLASLQPLLVQRALMGSADNASDEDLLTIGQVAARLKLSEYRAYELCRHGELKAVRLGKSVRVKPSDLHAYMAQHGG